Below is a window of Picosynechococcus sp. PCC 7002 DNA.
TCTGGTTGTTTTCGGCTTATGGTGCCAGGTACGGCTCACACCAGTACTGCTTTCCTTTTCGCGGATCTCTTCTTGCAGCGACCCATAGACCCCACAATCTGGACATTTACCGAGCCATTGCCGCGCCTCTGCCCCACATTCACGACACACATAAACCGTTTTTGCCTTAGCCATGACTTGTCATCTCCCCATCACAATGAATTTCCCTCGGTGGCAGCATCACCCCGAAAAACCGCACACTTTCCAAAATAAATCTTAAAAAACTTCTCATTTTCCCGAAAACCCGACCTCAGACTCCCATCAGATTTCAGGAAAGCGATATTCTTATATCTAGATAACCCTACTTAATAAACTTCAACAACACTTACCGAAAGTCAACAGGAGCGTGAAGGAACTTGGAAAATCATAAAGAAAGAATTCTTGTCGTTGACGACGAAGCCAGCATCCGCCGCATCCTCGAAACCCGCCTTTCCATGATTGGTTACGAGGTTGTGACCGCCGCTGATGGTGAAGAAGCCCTCGCCACATTTGATGAAGCAGACCCCGATCTTGTGGTTCTTGATGTGATGATGCCCAAGCTCGATGGCTATGGCGTTTGCCAAGAACTCCGCAAAGAATCCGATGTGCCGATTATTATGCTCACAGCCCTTGGGGATGTGGCGGACCGCATCACAGGTTTGGAGCTTGGGGCCGATGATTACGTCGTAAAACCATTCTCCCCCAAAGAACTAGAAGCGCGCATTCGTTCAGTCCTGCGGCGTGTTGAAAAAAATGGTGGTACGGGCATTCCTAGCTCCGGGGTTATCCATGTGGGTTCGATCCGCATTGATACCAATAAGCGCCAGGTCTACAAAGGCGATGAACGCATTCGACTAACAGGGATGGAGTTTAGCCTGTTGGAATTACTGGTCAGCCGTTCTGGGGAACCCTTTTCTCGTTCAGAAATCCTCCAAGAAGTTTGGGGCTACACCCCAGAGCGCCATGTGGATACCCGCGTTGTGGATGTGCATATTTCCCGGCTGCGCGCCAAACTAGAAGATGATCCCAGCAATCCCGAACTTATTTTGACAGCCAGAGGTACAGGTTATCTGTTTCAGCGGATCCTCGAACCGGGTGATGAATAACCCCAAGAATTGTACGGATAAACTTTTAAGATCATGGTTGGGATGAATGTTTGACCGTGGTCTTAAATTTTGACTGGGGATGCTAGATCTGACGCAAGGTCTCTAAACGACGAACCGTCTTCTGTACCTACTAACTTTTTTGCTGCAAACTATCTCCTTTGCCATGAATTTTCGCCTCCCCCAACAGCGCTGGCACATTGCCGATCGCCAACCGGATATCACCCAATCATTGGTTGAGGCGATGGGCCTTAATCCGCTTGTGGCCCAGGTTTTAGTGAATCGCAATATTCGCACGCCAGAGCAGGCGAAGATCTACATCCAGCCGGAATCCCAGCGATTACCTGCGCCCTTGGTGGAATTTGAGGATCTGGCCCTCAGTGTGGAACTTCTCCAGGAGGCGATCGCCGAAGAAACTCTCATTGCCATTTGTGGCGATTATGATGCCGATGGGATGACCAGTACCGCGTTGTTGTTGCGGGCCTTGGGCCATGTGGGAACCAAGGTAACCTACGCGATCCCCAGTCGCATGAAAGATGGCTACGGGATCAATGAGCGCATCGTCACCGAGCTCGCCGAGGAAGGGGTGGGCTTAATTCTCACGGTAGACAACGGCATTTCCGCCTACGAGCCGATCAATTTGGCGCGGGATCTGGGCCTGGATGTGATCATCACTGACCACCATGACTTGCCGGATCAATTGCCGCCCGCCAATGCGATTCTGAATCCAAAGTTATTGCCGACCATGTCTCCTTATGCTGGTTTAGCCGGGGTTGGGGTAGCTTATGTGCTGGCGGTGTCCCTCGCCCAGGCGGTAGACAAGCTAGAAGGGCTCACCAGCCAAATTTTAGAATTATTTACCCTGGGGACCATCGCTGATCTGGCGCCCTTGACCGGGGTGAATCGTCGCTGGTTGAAGCGTGGCCTCAAGCTTTTACCCCAGTCGGAGTTGGCAGGGGTGCAGGCCCTCATGCAAATTGCTGGGGTCGATGACCAAAAGAAACAACTCAAGCCCGATGATATTGGCTTTCGCCTTGGCCCCCGCATTAACGCCGTTGGTCGCATTGATGATCCCCAAAAAGTAATTGAATTGCTAACTACCGACGAACCGGGTTTGGCCCTAGAGCGGGCGATGCAATGTGAGCAGATCAATAAGCAGCGCCAGGAAATGTGCACCCAGATCGAAGCGGAGGCGATCGCCCTAGTAGAAGAAACCCCCATCGATTACCAAGGACAGCGGGTGTTGGTGGTTTGCAAAGAAGAATGGCACCATGGCGTAATTGGCATTGTCGCTTCCCGGTTGGTCGAACGCTATGGTGTGCCCGTCTTTATCTGTACTGCTGAGGAAGATGGCAAAATTCGCGGTTCAGCCCGGGGCATCGAAGAATTTAATGTGTTTGAGGCGCTGAACTATTGCCAAGATCTCCTGGGTAAATTTGGGGGCCACAAAGCCGCTGGGGGATTTTCCCTTGCCAGA
It encodes the following:
- the recJ gene encoding single-stranded-DNA-specific exonuclease RecJ, translated to MNFRLPQQRWHIADRQPDITQSLVEAMGLNPLVAQVLVNRNIRTPEQAKIYIQPESQRLPAPLVEFEDLALSVELLQEAIAEETLIAICGDYDADGMTSTALLLRALGHVGTKVTYAIPSRMKDGYGINERIVTELAEEGVGLILTVDNGISAYEPINLARDLGLDVIITDHHDLPDQLPPANAILNPKLLPTMSPYAGLAGVGVAYVLAVSLAQAVDKLEGLTSQILELFTLGTIADLAPLTGVNRRWLKRGLKLLPQSELAGVQALMQIAGVDDQKKQLKPDDIGFRLGPRINAVGRIDDPQKVIELLTTDEPGLALERAMQCEQINKQRQEMCTQIEAEAIALVEETPIDYQGQRVLVVCKEEWHHGVIGIVASRLVERYGVPVFICTAEEDGKIRGSARGIEEFNVFEALNYCQDLLGKFGGHKAAGGFSLARDNLAAFTEKLSEFAHQLLKPEHLKPLVKIDGAVNFTDLTPEFYQQIDQLHPWGIGNPEPIFWTKNVQILEQRTIGKNHLKFSLGQTIAGQTFTIKAIAWQWGDYLPLPPTLDIAYKLKENRWNGEVNLELELVGARPSEAPRPAVPDQEMSPQAQPQHSEKTFLFNDRTYFCTLADQGLTLRIRNDQGKLLAIKKGQRQGKLGEQTVDVTQPPFFQMIKTAIATLEQAN
- the rpaB gene encoding response regulator transcription factor RpaB; amino-acid sequence: MENHKERILVVDDEASIRRILETRLSMIGYEVVTAADGEEALATFDEADPDLVVLDVMMPKLDGYGVCQELRKESDVPIIMLTALGDVADRITGLELGADDYVVKPFSPKELEARIRSVLRRVEKNGGTGIPSSGVIHVGSIRIDTNKRQVYKGDERIRLTGMEFSLLELLVSRSGEPFSRSEILQEVWGYTPERHVDTRVVDVHISRLRAKLEDDPSNPELILTARGTGYLFQRILEPGDE